The following are encoded together in the Silurus meridionalis isolate SWU-2019-XX chromosome 2, ASM1480568v1, whole genome shotgun sequence genome:
- the zgc:123010 gene encoding LOW QUALITY PROTEIN: hsp70-Hsp90 organizing protein 1 (The sequence of the model RefSeq protein was modified relative to this genomic sequence to represent the inferred CDS: deleted 2 bases in 1 codon), translating into MVALMKFNFCRLLGMGSGSSQQMPEKMEMGAASDHNQDVLSQNILNEEEGLSEKEKGRRRAERRRAKRKRQKERKKLERSKIDEGAVQEGHTGIDSELDDSGSEVDEQIEEQQMELKGKVMQEEWPTPPMALGNKGNHPQSAVSCEEEPEWDVSSAFVANAVSHIRPKAKSKAGHKSKENKENEARIREVSGSESVTKRSALLTEDGIRLVNQGQYSEAVNMFTEAIKCDPKDYRFFGNRSYCYYCLDQYSLALVDAEKSIQMAPDWPKGYYRKGSALMGLKRYSEAEKAMEHVLKLDKDCDEAANDHFSCKVLQLMDLGYEEEQSILLLEKYSTVQAVLAARAANSDPTLLQPGSPCPSLWVGNVTTDLTEKHLWDLFKNHGEIDSIRVLHERFCAFVNFKNASMAARAMEKLNGHLIEKTRLVVRYPDRRILKPFPVAAASQTAGTAGARRRGPVNGDECYFWRTTGCHFGEKCHYKHITDSRGKDRKPWQP; encoded by the exons GCTCCAGTCAACAGATGCCAGAGAAGATGGAAATGGGGGCTGCTTCTGACCACAATCAGGATGTACTCTCTCAG AATATATTAAATGAAGAGGAAGGTCTcagtgaaaaagagaaaggcagAAGGAGGGCTGAAAGGCGAAGAGCCAAAAGGAAG CGTCAAAAAGAGCGAAAGAAACTTGAGCGCAGTAAAATTGATGAGGGCGCTGTACAG GAAGGGCATACAGGTATTGACTCGGAGCTGGATGATAGTGGCTCTGAGGTTGAT GAGCAAATTGAGGAGCAGCAGATGGAATTGAAAGGAAAAGTGATGCAGGAAGAATGGCCCACACCACCAATGGCACTGGGAAACAAAGGAAACCATCCTCAGTCAGCTGTCTCCTGTGAGGAG GAGCCAGAATGGGATGTTAGCAGTGCTTTTGTTGCCAATGCTGTTAGTCACATCAGGCCCAAAGCCAAGAGCAAAGCAGGCCATAAATCTAAAGAGAACAAAGAAAACGAGGCCAGAATCAGAGAG GTCAGTGGATCTGAGTCTGTGACTAAAAGAAGTGCCTTACTGACGG AGGATGGGATCAGGCTGGTAAATCAAGGACAGTACAGTGAGGCTGTTAATATGTTTACAGAAGCTATCAAATGTGACCCCAAGGACTACAG GTTTTTTGGGAATCGCTCATACTGTTATTACTGTCTGGACCAGTACTCTCTAGCACTTGTTGATGCTGAAAAATCTATTCAAATGGCTCCTGATTGGCCTAAAGGCTACTACCGCAAGGGAAGTGCCCTCATGGGCCTTAAG AGGTACAGTGAGGCTGAAAAAGCTATGGAGCATGTCCTAAAGCTGGATAAGGACTGTGATGAGGCAGCTAATGACCATTTCTCCTGCAAAGTGCTGCAGTTAATG GATCTTGGATATGAAGAGGAGCAGAGTATACTTCTGCTTGAGAAGTACAGCACAGTACAGGCTGTCCTGGCTGCTAGAG CAGCAAACAGTGACCCGACACTCCTTCAGCCAGG AAGTCCGTGCCCTTCTCTCTGGGTGGGTAACGTAACCACAGATCTGACGGAGAAGCACCTGTGGGACCTTTTCAAAAA CCATGGAGAAATTGATAGCATCCGAGTGCTGCACGAGCGTTTCTGTGCCTTTGTAAACTTCAAGAATGCCAGCATGGCTGCACGGGCAATGGAAAAGCTCAAT GGCCATTTGATAGAAAAGACTCGGTTAGTAGTCAGATATCCAGACAGACGCATCCTAAAGCCATTTCCTGTTGCTGCTGCATCACAGACCGCTGGGACTGCTGG AGCAAGGCGCAGGGGCCCTGTAAATGGAGACGAGTGCTATTTCTGGCGGACCACTGGCTGTCATTTTGGGGAAAAGTGTCACTATAAACACATTACTGATTCGCGCGGCAAAGACAGAAAGCCCTGGCAGCCTTGA